A part of Mycolicibacterium sp. TUM20985 genomic DNA contains:
- a CDS encoding enoyl-CoA hydratase/isomerase family protein yields MTDDDSVLLIEDRGGVRTLTLNRPHRKNAIDARLWRELAEALRAAGRDDGVRALVITGAGGAFCSGADIGTGEDIHPRRKLDRLTDVALALHQLAMPTVAKVTGVAVGAGWNLALGCDLVVATPESRFCQIFANRGLSVDLGGSWLLPQLVGLQQAKRLVLLGETIDAAEARSLGLVTWVVPVDEIDTFVTDLGGRLAAGPPFALAQSKALLNDGATGTLPQALANEARAQPGNFATVDAGEAYAAFAAKRQPEFTGEWAVRPRDEEQK; encoded by the coding sequence GTGACCGACGACGACTCGGTGCTGCTGATCGAAGACCGGGGTGGCGTGCGGACCCTGACCCTGAACCGTCCGCACCGGAAGAATGCGATCGACGCGCGGCTGTGGCGGGAACTCGCCGAGGCGCTGCGTGCGGCCGGGCGCGACGACGGCGTGCGCGCCTTGGTGATCACCGGCGCGGGCGGCGCGTTCTGCTCTGGCGCCGACATCGGCACCGGGGAAGACATCCACCCGCGGCGGAAGTTGGACCGGCTCACCGACGTCGCGTTGGCGTTGCACCAGTTGGCCATGCCGACGGTGGCCAAGGTGACCGGCGTGGCCGTGGGCGCCGGCTGGAACCTGGCGCTGGGCTGCGATCTCGTGGTCGCCACGCCTGAATCGCGGTTCTGCCAGATCTTCGCCAACCGCGGCCTTTCCGTGGATCTCGGCGGTTCGTGGCTGTTACCCCAACTCGTCGGGCTGCAGCAGGCCAAGCGGCTCGTCCTGCTGGGGGAGACGATCGACGCGGCCGAGGCGCGATCGCTGGGCCTGGTCACCTGGGTCGTTCCCGTCGACGAGATCGACACCTTCGTCACCGACCTCGGCGGGCGGTTGGCGGCCGGACCGCCCTTCGCGCTGGCCCAGAGCAAGGCGCTGCTCAACGACGGCGCCACCGGCACGCTGCCACAGGCACTGGCCAACGAGGCCCGCGCCCAGCCCGGTAACTTCGCCACCGTGGACGCGGGCGAGGCCTACGCTGCGTTCGCGGCGAAGCGGCAGCCCGAGTTCACCGGGGAGTGGGCGGTCAGGCCGCGAGATGAGGAGCAGAAGTGA
- a CDS encoding TetR/AcrR family transcriptional regulator — MAATEQSPRPYATLLAKGDDRKVRILEVAERLLARNGWRNTSLAQIARDAGVSPAGLLHHYESKEALLNAVLDARDDDDDQHADRTGDLVTEICKVAERFDRAPELVGTFTVLLIENIHPDAPLHDRLVRRQQAAVDIVAELIGRAQRAGVYRPDFDPAIKSVEILAFVNGMETAWLLDPSIPLVDVFKGYAETLARDFEPVDRSRT, encoded by the coding sequence GTGGCCGCTACGGAGCAGTCTCCGAGGCCGTATGCGACGTTGCTCGCCAAGGGCGACGACCGCAAGGTGCGCATCCTCGAAGTCGCCGAACGGTTGCTCGCGCGCAACGGCTGGCGCAACACCTCGCTGGCGCAGATCGCGAGGGACGCCGGGGTCAGCCCCGCCGGGCTCCTGCACCACTACGAGTCGAAGGAAGCACTGCTCAACGCCGTCCTCGACGCCCGCGACGACGACGATGACCAGCACGCCGACCGAACGGGCGACCTCGTCACCGAGATCTGCAAGGTCGCCGAGCGATTCGACCGCGCACCCGAGCTGGTGGGGACCTTCACGGTCCTGCTGATCGAGAACATCCACCCCGATGCGCCGCTCCACGACCGGCTGGTCAGGAGGCAGCAGGCGGCGGTCGACATCGTGGCCGAATTGATCGGACGCGCGCAACGCGCCGGTGTCTACCGACCCGACTTCGACCCCGCCATCAAGTCCGTGGAGATCCTCGCCTTCGTCAACGGAATGGAGACCGCATGGTTGCTCGATCCTTCGATACCCCTGGTGGACGTCTTCAAGGGGTACGCCGAGACGCTCGCCCGAGACTTCGAACCGGTGGACAGGAGCAGGACATGA
- a CDS encoding carboxymuconolactone decarboxylase family protein: MRLAPLPAADWDDAVARALRTMPEERRNPVVAGNAIATFVHHPELTQAYLGFGFYLLTRSTLPPRLRELAVLRIAHLAHCGYEWDEHVTIGQQVGLTLDDIDALQRGEASDDFDRTVLHAVDELVENTGLSDDTWAALGERLDTRQLMDFVFTVGGYHMLAMALNTFGVETKKEN; the protein is encoded by the coding sequence GTGCGCCTGGCCCCGCTGCCCGCAGCCGACTGGGACGACGCCGTCGCGCGCGCCCTCCGGACGATGCCCGAGGAGCGTCGGAACCCGGTGGTCGCCGGCAACGCGATCGCCACGTTCGTCCACCACCCCGAGCTGACTCAGGCCTACCTCGGCTTCGGTTTCTACCTCCTGACGCGCTCCACCCTGCCCCCGCGGCTGCGCGAGCTGGCCGTCCTCCGGATCGCCCACCTGGCGCACTGCGGGTACGAGTGGGATGAGCACGTCACGATCGGGCAGCAGGTCGGTCTGACGCTCGACGACATCGACGCGCTGCAACGCGGCGAGGCATCCGACGACTTCGACCGCACGGTCCTCCACGCCGTCGACGAACTCGTCGAGAACACCGGGCTGTCCGACGACACGTGGGCCGCGCTCGGCGAGCGCCTGGACACGCGTCAGCTCATGGACTTCGTCTTCACCGTCGGCGGCTATCACATGCTGGCGATGGCCCTCAACACTTTCGGCGTCGAAACCAAGAAGGAGAACTGA
- a CDS encoding aromatic ring-hydroxylating oxygenase subunit alpha — MAHFPKPASGSWTENWPELGTTPVNYEDSIDPEHFALEQQAIFRKTWLKVGRVEQLPKKGSYFTREMPSAGAGTSVIVVKDVTDGPAGKTDTVRAFYNLCRHRGNKLVWNDYPGEEVSGVCRQFTCKYHAWRYGLDGKLAFVQQEGEFFDLDKDDYGLVSVRCEVWEGFVFINFDDAAAPLAEYLGDFAKGLEGYPFHEMTEHYGYRSEVNANWKLFIDAFTEFYHAPILHMKQAEKEEAEKLAKFGFEALAYDIKGDHSMVSSWGGMSPPKDLGMVKPIERILHSGLFGPWDRPDIEGILPDELPPAINPGRHKTWGTDSFEFFPNFTLLFWAPGWYLTYNYWPTAVDKHIFEADLYFVPPKNLRERLSQELAAVTFKEYAFQDANTLEATQTQIGTRVVTEFPLCDQEILLRHLHKTAHHYVDRYKESLASAATSERKEAHV, encoded by the coding sequence ATGGCTCACTTCCCCAAACCCGCATCGGGTAGCTGGACCGAGAACTGGCCGGAGCTAGGCACCACCCCGGTCAACTACGAGGACTCCATCGACCCAGAGCACTTTGCGCTCGAACAACAGGCGATCTTCCGCAAGACATGGCTCAAAGTCGGTCGCGTAGAGCAACTTCCGAAGAAGGGCAGCTACTTCACCCGCGAGATGCCGTCGGCAGGGGCGGGCACGTCGGTCATCGTCGTCAAAGACGTGACGGACGGCCCCGCAGGCAAGACCGATACGGTTCGCGCGTTCTACAACCTGTGCCGCCATCGCGGAAACAAGTTGGTGTGGAACGACTATCCCGGCGAGGAGGTGTCGGGCGTCTGCCGCCAGTTCACGTGCAAGTACCACGCCTGGCGCTACGGCCTCGACGGCAAGCTCGCTTTCGTCCAGCAGGAAGGTGAGTTCTTCGACCTCGACAAGGACGACTACGGCCTGGTCTCCGTGCGCTGCGAGGTGTGGGAGGGGTTCGTCTTCATCAACTTCGACGACGCCGCGGCCCCACTCGCCGAGTACCTCGGCGACTTCGCGAAGGGGCTGGAGGGCTATCCGTTCCACGAGATGACCGAGCACTACGGCTACCGTTCCGAGGTCAACGCCAACTGGAAGCTGTTCATCGACGCGTTCACGGAGTTCTATCACGCGCCGATCCTGCACATGAAGCAGGCGGAGAAGGAGGAAGCCGAGAAGCTGGCCAAGTTCGGTTTCGAGGCGCTCGCCTACGACATCAAGGGTGACCACTCCATGGTCTCGTCCTGGGGCGGTATGAGCCCGCCCAAGGATCTGGGCATGGTCAAGCCCATCGAGCGCATCCTGCACAGCGGCCTGTTCGGCCCGTGGGATCGCCCGGACATCGAGGGCATCCTGCCCGACGAGCTGCCACCGGCCATCAACCCCGGTCGCCACAAGACTTGGGGCACCGACTCGTTCGAGTTCTTCCCGAACTTCACACTGCTGTTCTGGGCGCCCGGGTGGTACCTCACCTACAACTACTGGCCGACCGCCGTAGACAAGCACATCTTCGAGGCCGACCTCTACTTCGTGCCGCCGAAGAATCTGCGTGAACGGCTCTCCCAGGAACTCGCCGCGGTGACGTTCAAGGAGTACGCCTTCCAGGACGCGAACACGCTGGAGGCGACGCAGACCCAGATCGGCACCCGGGTCGTGACCGAATTCCCGTTGTGCGATCAGGAGATTCTGCTGCGGCATCTGCACAAGACCGCCCACCATTACGTGGATCGGTACAAGGAATCGCTCGCGAGCGCCGCGACTTCCGAACGGAAGGAAGCCCATGTCTAA
- a CDS encoding CaiB/BaiF CoA transferase family protein: MEQAVAAPICSRVLADFGARVIKVENPAGGDFARDYDDVVNGPGGLAAHFVWCNRGKESVTLNLKSPAGMDVLHRLLDGADAFVSNLAPGATARLGVGRADLAVRHPTVIPVEIDGYGPGGPISHKRAYDLLVQAESGSCAVTGYPDMPAKPGPAMADFTTGLYAALSIMALLVGRGGRTDAVAPAVELSLFDVMTDIMGYQLTYTQHTGVDQKPLGVSAPAVAPYGAFPTRDGQTVVLGTTNDREWQRLAREIIVRPDLADDPRLSTNADRCAHRDEINAAIESWCVRHDLVEIQEIADAAGIGNSRYNLPSEVVVHPQLTARDRWRTVGSPKGAIPTLLPPPVISGYDPPMGGVPGLGEHTDAVLGELGLTPEEIAALRDAGAIGPVYRP, from the coding sequence ATGGAGCAGGCGGTGGCCGCCCCGATCTGCAGCCGGGTGCTCGCCGACTTCGGGGCCCGCGTCATCAAGGTCGAGAACCCCGCCGGAGGTGACTTCGCGCGGGACTACGACGATGTCGTCAACGGTCCCGGCGGGCTGGCCGCGCACTTCGTGTGGTGCAACCGCGGCAAGGAATCGGTCACCCTCAACCTGAAGTCGCCGGCCGGCATGGACGTGCTGCACCGGTTGCTCGACGGCGCCGACGCCTTCGTGTCCAATCTGGCGCCCGGAGCGACCGCCCGGCTAGGGGTGGGCCGTGCCGACCTCGCGGTGCGGCACCCGACGGTGATCCCGGTGGAGATCGACGGCTACGGGCCCGGCGGGCCCATCTCGCACAAGCGCGCCTATGACCTTCTGGTGCAAGCGGAATCGGGATCCTGCGCAGTCACTGGCTACCCCGACATGCCCGCCAAGCCGGGGCCCGCGATGGCGGACTTCACCACCGGGCTGTACGCGGCGCTGTCGATCATGGCGCTGCTCGTCGGGCGCGGTGGCCGCACCGACGCCGTGGCACCGGCGGTGGAGTTGAGCCTGTTCGACGTGATGACCGACATCATGGGCTACCAGCTGACCTACACCCAGCACACCGGCGTCGACCAGAAGCCGTTGGGCGTCAGCGCGCCCGCGGTCGCACCGTACGGCGCGTTCCCGACCCGCGACGGTCAGACCGTGGTCCTGGGGACCACCAACGACCGTGAATGGCAACGGCTGGCCCGCGAGATCATCGTGCGGCCCGACCTTGCCGATGATCCGCGGCTGTCGACCAACGCCGACCGCTGCGCCCACCGGGACGAGATCAACGCGGCCATCGAATCGTGGTGTGTCCGGCATGATCTCGTCGAGATTCAGGAGATCGCGGACGCGGCAGGCATCGGCAACTCCCGGTACAACCTGCCGAGCGAGGTGGTGGTGCATCCCCAGTTGACGGCGCGCGACCGGTGGCGGACGGTGGGTTCGCCGAAGGGCGCGATCCCGACGCTGCTCCCGCCGCCGGTGATCAGTGGCTACGACCCGCCGATGGGTGGGGTGCCCGGGCTCGGCGAGCACACCGACGCCGTGCTCGGTGAGCTGGGTCTGACCCCGGAGGAGATCGCCGCGTTGCGGGACGCGGGCGCGATCGGACCGGTGTACCGCCCGTGA
- a CDS encoding SDR family NAD(P)-dependent oxidoreductase — MAANPLFDLTGRSALVTGAAGGIGSAVARALATAGAAVLVTDLDKDAAAVVAESISTAGGLAQSAALDVADRGSADAAAAQAAAMTGGVLHIVVNNAGVTAPAMFADITEENVERLIDIHVMGAFRVTQAALPFLATDGTGRIINVTSAAGITGTLGQVNYSMAKAGIIGFTKSLARELARQNILVNALAPLAATPMTETIRTNEKFSANMMRRIPLQRWADPDEIAGAFVFLASNAASYVTGQVLPVDGGMVM, encoded by the coding sequence ATGGCCGCGAACCCGCTGTTCGACCTCACCGGCCGCTCGGCACTGGTGACCGGCGCCGCGGGCGGTATCGGTTCGGCCGTCGCCCGCGCGCTGGCGACGGCAGGCGCCGCGGTCCTGGTCACGGATCTCGACAAGGACGCGGCAGCCGTTGTGGCCGAGAGTATTTCGACTGCCGGCGGGTTGGCCCAGAGTGCTGCGCTCGACGTCGCCGATCGAGGATCGGCCGACGCTGCGGCGGCGCAGGCGGCGGCGATGACGGGCGGCGTGCTTCACATCGTCGTCAACAATGCCGGCGTCACCGCGCCCGCGATGTTCGCCGACATCACCGAGGAGAACGTCGAGCGCCTGATCGACATCCACGTGATGGGCGCCTTCCGCGTGACGCAGGCGGCGCTGCCGTTCCTGGCGACCGACGGCACCGGGCGCATCATCAACGTCACCTCGGCCGCCGGCATCACCGGCACGTTGGGTCAGGTCAACTACTCGATGGCCAAGGCGGGCATCATCGGCTTCACGAAGTCGCTGGCCCGCGAGTTGGCTCGCCAGAACATCCTGGTCAATGCGCTGGCGCCGCTGGCAGCCACCCCGATGACCGAGACCATCCGGACCAACGAGAAGTTCTCGGCAAACATGATGCGTCGAATTCCGTTGCAGCGCTGGGCGGATCCCGATGAGATCGCCGGGGCGTTCGTCTTCCTCGCCTCCAACGCCGCCTCCTATGTCACGGGCCAGGTACTGCCCGTCGACGGCGGCATGGTGATGTGA
- a CDS encoding amidohydrolase family protein: MNKDDMILISVDDHIIEPPDMFKNHLSAKYIDDAPRLVHNPDGSDTWQFRETVIPNVALNAVAGRPKEEYGLEPQGLDEIRKGCFDAAERVKDMNAGGVLATMNFPSFPGFAGRLFATDDSDFSLALVQAYNDWHIDEWCAAHPGRFIPMALPVIWDAELAAAEVRRVSKKGVHSLTFTENPAALGYPSFHDDYWTPLWKALVDTETVMNVHIGSSGKLSIPAPDSPMDVMITLQPMNIVQAAADLLWSKPIKDYPDLKIALSEGGTGWIPYFLERVDRTYEMHSTWTHQDFGDKLPSEVFREHFMTCFISDPVGVKLRHEIGVDNICWEMDYPHSDSMWPGAPEELDAVFKAYDVADDEIDKMTHENAMKLYHFEPFAHVPKDQANVGALRAASAGHDVSIQALSKHDKGTTSFAEFQARAKEVSGARN, encoded by the coding sequence ATGAACAAGGACGACATGATCTTGATTAGCGTCGACGATCACATCATCGAGCCACCGGACATGTTCAAGAACCATCTCTCGGCGAAGTACATCGACGATGCGCCGCGCCTGGTGCACAACCCCGACGGCAGCGACACCTGGCAGTTCCGGGAGACGGTGATCCCGAACGTCGCGCTCAACGCGGTCGCGGGCCGTCCGAAGGAGGAGTACGGCCTCGAGCCCCAGGGGCTCGACGAGATCCGCAAGGGCTGCTTCGACGCCGCCGAGCGCGTAAAGGACATGAACGCCGGCGGGGTGTTGGCGACGATGAACTTCCCGTCGTTCCCGGGCTTCGCCGGGCGGTTGTTCGCCACCGACGACTCGGACTTCTCGCTGGCGCTGGTGCAGGCCTACAACGATTGGCACATCGACGAGTGGTGCGCGGCGCATCCCGGCCGGTTCATCCCGATGGCGTTGCCGGTCATCTGGGACGCCGAGCTGGCCGCCGCCGAGGTGCGGCGGGTGAGCAAGAAGGGTGTGCACTCGCTGACGTTCACCGAGAACCCCGCCGCCCTGGGCTATCCGTCGTTCCACGACGACTACTGGACGCCACTGTGGAAGGCGTTGGTGGACACCGAAACGGTGATGAACGTCCACATCGGCTCCTCGGGCAAGCTGAGCATCCCGGCCCCGGATTCGCCGATGGACGTGATGATCACCCTGCAGCCGATGAACATCGTGCAGGCGGCCGCAGATCTATTGTGGTCCAAGCCGATCAAGGACTACCCCGACCTGAAGATTGCCTTGAGTGAGGGCGGGACGGGGTGGATACCGTACTTCCTGGAGCGCGTGGACCGGACCTACGAGATGCACTCGACGTGGACCCATCAGGACTTCGGCGACAAGCTGCCCTCGGAGGTGTTTCGCGAGCACTTCATGACGTGCTTCATCTCCGATCCGGTCGGGGTGAAGCTACGCCACGAGATCGGGGTGGACAACATCTGCTGGGAGATGGACTACCCCCACAGCGATTCGATGTGGCCGGGAGCCCCTGAGGAACTCGACGCGGTCTTCAAGGCCTATGACGTGGCCGACGACGAGATCGACAAGATGACCCACGAGAACGCGATGAAGCTCTATCACTTCGAACCTTTCGCGCACGTCCCCAAGGATCAGGCCAACGTCGGGGCGTTACGCGCCGCCAGCGCCGGTCACGACGTCAGCATCCAGGCCCTGTCCAAGCACGACAAGGGCACCACTTCGTTCGCCGAGTTCCAGGCCCGGGCGAAGGAAGTCAGCGGCGCACGCAACTGA
- a CDS encoding nuclear transport factor 2 family protein, translated as MTVHTRTDDLVEIQQLLAKYAVTITQGDVEGLVTVFTPDGTYSAFGSTYTLARFPELVAAAPSGLFMTGTSLVDLDTGDPDTATGTQPLCFVEHSTHDMRIGYYKDTYVRTDDGWRLKTRAMTFIRRNGDHDSGRAHAIGRPEAG; from the coding sequence ATGACAGTGCACACCAGAACTGACGACCTCGTCGAGATCCAGCAGCTGCTGGCGAAATACGCCGTCACCATCACCCAGGGAGACGTCGAAGGGCTCGTCACCGTCTTCACCCCGGACGGGACCTACAGCGCGTTCGGCTCGACCTACACCCTGGCCCGATTCCCAGAGTTGGTCGCCGCGGCGCCCAGCGGCTTGTTCATGACCGGGACGTCGCTCGTGGACCTCGACACCGGTGACCCCGACACGGCCACCGGCACTCAGCCCCTGTGCTTCGTCGAGCACTCCACGCACGACATGCGCATCGGGTACTACAAGGACACCTACGTCCGCACCGATGACGGCTGGCGGCTGAAGACGCGCGCCATGACGTTCATTCGGCGCAACGGCGACCATGACTCCGGCCGCGCGCACGCGATCGGGCGGCCCGAAGCCGGATGA
- a CDS encoding metal-dependent hydrolase family protein: MLTLKAAGLLDVDAGVIVRPGILKIDGDRIVGVGGEVDEGSEVIDLGDSILLPGLMDMEVNLLMGGRGENPGLSQVQDDPPTRVLRAVGNARRTLRAGFTTVRNLGLFVKTGGYLLDVALGKAIDAGWIEGPRIVPAGHAITPTGGHLDPTMFAAFMPGALELTVEEGIANGVDEVRKAVRYQIKHGAQLIKVCVSGGVMSLTGEAGAQHYSDEELLAIVDEAHRRGLRVAAHTHGAEAVKHAVACGIDCIEHGFLMDDEAIQMLVDHDRFLVTTRRLAEAMDVSKAPKELQDKAAVMFPLARTSLKAAYEAGVKIAVGTDAPAIPHGKNADELVTLVEWGMPPAAVLRAATVVAADLINVTDRGRLAEGQVADVIAVPGDPLVDIRVTKEVSFVMKGGKVFRHDSAHQN, translated from the coding sequence GTGCTGACCCTCAAGGCCGCGGGTCTGCTCGACGTCGACGCCGGTGTCATCGTCCGGCCCGGAATCCTCAAGATCGACGGCGACCGGATCGTCGGCGTGGGTGGCGAGGTCGACGAGGGCTCCGAGGTCATCGATCTCGGCGATTCGATCCTGCTGCCGGGGTTGATGGACATGGAGGTCAACCTGCTCATGGGCGGTCGCGGGGAGAACCCCGGCCTGTCCCAGGTGCAGGACGATCCCCCGACCCGGGTCCTCCGCGCGGTCGGCAACGCCCGCCGCACCCTGCGCGCCGGTTTCACGACCGTGCGCAATCTGGGGTTGTTCGTCAAGACCGGCGGTTACCTGCTCGACGTGGCGCTGGGCAAGGCCATCGACGCAGGCTGGATCGAAGGCCCGCGCATCGTCCCTGCGGGACATGCGATCACGCCGACGGGTGGCCATCTCGACCCCACCATGTTCGCGGCGTTCATGCCCGGCGCCCTGGAGTTGACGGTCGAGGAGGGCATCGCCAACGGTGTCGACGAGGTGCGCAAGGCGGTGCGCTACCAGATCAAGCATGGCGCCCAGCTCATCAAGGTCTGCGTCTCGGGCGGGGTGATGTCGCTGACCGGAGAAGCTGGCGCACAACACTACTCGGACGAGGAATTGCTTGCCATCGTCGACGAGGCACACCGGCGCGGATTGCGCGTCGCAGCCCACACCCATGGCGCCGAGGCCGTCAAGCACGCCGTGGCCTGTGGCATCGACTGCATCGAGCACGGCTTCCTCATGGACGACGAGGCCATCCAGATGCTCGTCGACCACGACCGGTTCCTGGTGACCACCCGGCGACTCGCGGAGGCCATGGACGTATCCAAGGCGCCGAAGGAGTTGCAGGACAAGGCCGCGGTGATGTTCCCCTTGGCGCGGACGTCGCTGAAGGCGGCCTACGAGGCCGGGGTCAAGATTGCTGTCGGCACCGACGCGCCCGCGATTCCGCACGGCAAGAACGCCGACGAGCTGGTGACCCTCGTCGAGTGGGGCATGCCACCCGCGGCGGTGCTCCGGGCGGCGACCGTCGTCGCCGCAGATCTGATCAACGTCACCGACCGCGGCCGTCTCGCCGAGGGGCAGGTCGCGGACGTGATCGCCGTGCCCGGCGACCCGCTGGTGGACATCCGCGTTACAAAGGAAGTAAGTTTTGTAATGAAAGGGGGCAAGGTCTTCCGACATGACAGTGCACACCAGAACTGA
- a CDS encoding thiolase family protein: MRETVIVGAVRTPVGKRNGGLSTQHAADLSGTVLTELAERTGIDPAVIDDVIWGCVSQVGDQSSNIGRWAVLAAGWPEHIPGTTVNRACGSSQQALDFAVHAVMSGQQDVVVAGGVEVMSRVPLGSARATGMPYGPKVLARYDDFSFNQGLSAEMIAKKWNLSRARLDEYSAQSHQRAAAAQDAGAFTDQIVPVFTDGDVVTADEGIRRGTTVEKLAGLKPAFTDDGVIHAGNSSQISDGAAALLVTTAENAVNMGLTPIVRYRAGAVIGADPVLMLTGPIPATDKLLRKAGVGIDEVGVYEVNEAFAPVPLAWLAETGADEARLNPLGGAIALGHPLGASGAVLMTRMIHHMRDNGIRYGLQTMCEGGGTANATLVELIL; the protein is encoded by the coding sequence ATGCGCGAGACCGTGATCGTCGGAGCCGTCCGCACACCCGTGGGCAAACGCAATGGCGGGCTGTCGACACAGCATGCCGCCGACCTGTCGGGGACGGTGCTGACCGAACTCGCCGAACGCACCGGTATCGACCCCGCGGTGATCGACGACGTCATCTGGGGTTGCGTGTCGCAGGTCGGCGACCAGTCGAGCAACATCGGCCGGTGGGCGGTGCTGGCCGCGGGCTGGCCCGAGCACATCCCCGGCACGACGGTGAACCGGGCCTGCGGCTCCAGCCAACAAGCCCTGGACTTCGCCGTCCATGCGGTGATGTCGGGTCAGCAGGACGTCGTCGTCGCCGGTGGCGTCGAGGTGATGAGCCGCGTACCGCTGGGATCTGCCCGTGCCACCGGTATGCCGTATGGGCCGAAAGTCCTTGCGCGATATGACGACTTCTCCTTCAACCAGGGACTCTCGGCGGAGATGATCGCCAAGAAGTGGAATCTGTCGCGGGCACGTCTCGACGAGTACTCCGCGCAGTCCCACCAGCGGGCGGCGGCGGCTCAGGACGCCGGCGCGTTCACCGACCAGATCGTGCCCGTCTTCACCGACGGTGACGTGGTGACCGCCGACGAGGGCATTCGGCGCGGCACCACCGTCGAGAAGCTCGCCGGGCTCAAACCCGCCTTCACCGATGACGGTGTCATCCATGCCGGCAACTCGTCGCAGATCTCCGACGGCGCCGCGGCGTTGTTGGTCACCACCGCCGAGAACGCCGTGAACATGGGCCTGACCCCGATCGTGCGCTACCGCGCCGGTGCCGTCATCGGTGCCGATCCGGTGCTGATGCTGACCGGCCCGATCCCCGCCACCGACAAGCTGCTGCGCAAGGCGGGCGTCGGTATCGACGAGGTCGGTGTCTACGAGGTCAACGAGGCCTTTGCGCCAGTGCCGCTGGCATGGTTGGCAGAAACCGGAGCCGACGAGGCCCGGCTCAACCCGCTCGGCGGCGCGATCGCGCTGGGGCATCCCCTTGGCGCGTCGGGCGCCGTCCTGATGACGCGAATGATCCATCACATGCGGGACAACGGCATTCGCTACGGCTTGCAGACCATGTGCGAGGGCGGCGGCACGGCGAACGCCACGCTAGTCGAGCTCATCCTCTAG
- a CDS encoding acyl-CoA dehydrogenase family protein produces MSFELTEDQQLIRKSVAELAAKFDDHYWMEKDQGHEFPREFYDAIASGGWLGMTIPEEYGGHGLGITEATILAEEVARSGGGMNAASAIHMSIFGMQPVVVFGSDEMKAATLPRIVDGDLHVCFGVTEPGAGLDTSRITTFAKRDGDHYVVNGRKVWISKALESEKILLLTRTTPYDEVTKKTDGLSLFLTDLDRDHVDIRPIKKMGRNAVSSNELFIDDLRIPVEDRIGDEGKGFGYILHGLNPERMLIAAEALGIGRVALDRAVKYANERVVFDRPIGMNQGIQFPLADSLARLDAAELILRKATWLYDNGQPCGREANMAKYLCADAGFDAADRALQTHGGMGYSEEYNISRYFRESRLMKIAPVSQEMILNYLGSHVLGMPRSY; encoded by the coding sequence ATGAGCTTCGAACTGACCGAGGATCAGCAACTGATTCGCAAGTCCGTCGCAGAGCTGGCGGCCAAGTTCGACGACCATTACTGGATGGAGAAGGACCAGGGCCACGAATTCCCTCGGGAGTTCTACGACGCGATCGCCTCCGGGGGATGGCTCGGCATGACCATCCCCGAGGAATACGGCGGTCACGGTCTCGGCATCACCGAGGCGACGATTCTGGCCGAGGAGGTGGCGCGCTCGGGCGGCGGTATGAACGCGGCCAGCGCCATCCACATGTCCATCTTCGGCATGCAGCCCGTCGTGGTGTTCGGCTCCGACGAGATGAAGGCGGCGACGCTGCCCCGGATCGTCGACGGTGATCTCCACGTGTGCTTCGGCGTCACCGAACCCGGTGCGGGCCTGGATACTTCGCGCATCACCACGTTCGCCAAGCGGGACGGCGACCACTACGTGGTCAACGGCCGAAAGGTATGGATCTCGAAGGCACTCGAGTCCGAGAAGATCCTGCTCCTGACCAGGACGACGCCCTACGACGAGGTCACGAAGAAGACCGACGGCCTCTCGCTGTTCCTCACCGATCTCGACCGCGATCACGTCGACATCCGGCCGATCAAGAAGATGGGTCGCAACGCCGTCAGCTCCAACGAGCTGTTCATCGACGATCTGCGGATCCCCGTCGAGGACCGAATCGGCGACGAGGGCAAGGGTTTCGGCTACATCCTGCATGGGCTCAACCCCGAACGCATGCTCATCGCCGCCGAGGCGCTGGGCATCGGGCGGGTGGCGCTGGACCGCGCGGTGAAGTATGCGAACGAGCGCGTCGTATTCGACCGCCCCATCGGCATGAACCAGGGCATCCAGTTTCCCCTCGCCGACTCGCTTGCCCGGCTCGACGCCGCCGAGCTCATCCTGCGCAAGGCGACGTGGTTGTACGACAATGGCCAGCCGTGCGGGCGCGAGGCCAACATGGCGAAGTACCTCTGTGCCGACGCCGGATTCGACGCCGCCGACCGCGCGCTGCAGACCCACGGCGGCATGGGGTATTCCGAGGAGTACAACATCTCCCGGTACTTCCGCGAGTCACGGCTGATGAAGATTGCCCCGGTCAGTCAGGAGATGATCCTCAACTACCTGGGCTCCCACGTGCTCGGGATGCCGAGGAGCTACTGA